From a region of the Chroicocephalus ridibundus chromosome 8, bChrRid1.1, whole genome shotgun sequence genome:
- the CRIP2 gene encoding cysteine-rich protein 2 isoform X2 has product MASKCPKCDKTVYFAEKVSSLGKDWHKFCLKCERCNKTLTPGGHAEHDGKPFCHKPCYATLFGPKGVNIGGAGSYIYEKPQIEGQTAPGPIEHPVKVEERKVNAAPPKGPSKASSVTTFTGEPNMCPRCGKRVYFAEKVTSLGKDWHRPCLRCERCSKTLTPGGHAEHDGQPYCHKPCYGILFGPKGVNTGAVGSYIYDKDPEAKNQP; this is encoded by the exons ATGGCATCCAAGTGCCCCAAGTGCGACAAGACCGTCTACTTCG CCGAGAAGGTGTCCTCCTTGGGCAAGGACTGGCACAAGTTCTGCCTGAAGTGTGAGCGCTGCAACAAGACCCTGACCCCGGGCGGGCACGCTGAG cacGATGGGAAGCCCTTCTGCCACAAGCCCTGCTATGCCACGCTGTTTGGCCCCAAAG GGGTGAACATTGGTGGTGCTGGGTCCTACATCTATGAGAAGCCGCAGATCGAGGGGCAGACTGCCCCGGGACCCATCGAGCACCCGGTGaaggtggaggagaggaaggtCAACGCGGCACCCCCCAAGGGACCCAGCAAAG CCTCCAGTGTCACCACCTTCACCGGGGAGCCCAACATGTGCCCGCGCTGCGGCAAGAGAGTCTACTTTG CCGAGAAGGTGACTTCGCTGGGGAAGGACTGGCACCGTCCCTGCCTACGCTGCGAGCGCTGCAGCAAGACGCTGACCCCGGGGGGCCACGCCGAG CATGACGGACAGCCATACTGCCACAAGCCCTGCTACGGGATCCTCTTCGGGCCCAAGG GCGTCAACACCGGAGCTGTGGGAAGCTACATCTACGACAAAGACCCCGAGGCAAAGAACCAGCCCTAG
- the CRIP2 gene encoding cysteine-rich protein 2 isoform X1, with product MAGGRGCRTRSGSPCYLPGCSRRRTAWGQLEEVQPVSKHFPSLNLPTDALKLFSVTAAGCSAAEKVSSLGKDWHKFCLKCERCNKTLTPGGHAEHDGKPFCHKPCYATLFGPKGVNIGGAGSYIYEKPQIEGQTAPGPIEHPVKVEERKVNAAPPKGPSKASSVTTFTGEPNMCPRCGKRVYFAEKVTSLGKDWHRPCLRCERCSKTLTPGGHAEHDGQPYCHKPCYGILFGPKGVNTGAVGSYIYDKDPEAKNQP from the exons aTGGCAGGAGGCCGGGGATGCAGGACGAGGTCTGGCAGCCCGTGTTACCTCCCGGGGTGCTCCCGAAGACGTACAGCTTGGGGCCAGCTGGAGGAGGTGCAACCGGTCTCAAAGCATTTTCCTTCCCTAAATTTGCCCACGGATGCTTTGAAACTGTTTTCAGTGACGGCAGCGGGTTGCTCCGCAG CCGAGAAGGTGTCCTCCTTGGGCAAGGACTGGCACAAGTTCTGCCTGAAGTGTGAGCGCTGCAACAAGACCCTGACCCCGGGCGGGCACGCTGAG cacGATGGGAAGCCCTTCTGCCACAAGCCCTGCTATGCCACGCTGTTTGGCCCCAAAG GGGTGAACATTGGTGGTGCTGGGTCCTACATCTATGAGAAGCCGCAGATCGAGGGGCAGACTGCCCCGGGACCCATCGAGCACCCGGTGaaggtggaggagaggaaggtCAACGCGGCACCCCCCAAGGGACCCAGCAAAG CCTCCAGTGTCACCACCTTCACCGGGGAGCCCAACATGTGCCCGCGCTGCGGCAAGAGAGTCTACTTTG CCGAGAAGGTGACTTCGCTGGGGAAGGACTGGCACCGTCCCTGCCTACGCTGCGAGCGCTGCAGCAAGACGCTGACCCCGGGGGGCCACGCCGAG CATGACGGACAGCCATACTGCCACAAGCCCTGCTACGGGATCCTCTTCGGGCCCAAGG GCGTCAACACCGGAGCTGTGGGAAGCTACATCTACGACAAAGACCCCGAGGCAAAGAACCAGCCCTAG